One window of Sporocytophaga myxococcoides genomic DNA carries:
- a CDS encoding calcium:proton antiporter: MKLLYQWTVSLPLLACLLFFSGYIYENVTFQIIAGFLLIGSVMSAVHHSEIIAHRVGEPYGTIILAVAITIIEVSVIVSLMISGGEESVSLARDTVYAATMLILNGIVGLCLFIGGLKHHEQTFSKHSVTIALVSLVSIIMFTLILPTFTKSISGPYYSSSQMIFASVACLLIYVSFIFAQTVRHREYFLTDEKNTQQIIKPFITKRSLITSAVFLLVSLSIVVLLAKTLSPSIEEIIVSYNLPKTLVGIVIASIILLPEGIAAIIAARKNKLQTSLNLALGSALASIGLTIPVVSIVCHFYNIQIILGLDYLSIILLMLSVLTVMLSLNSGRSNIVYGTVLLVNLMAFVYLIVYP; the protein is encoded by the coding sequence ATGAAGCTATTATATCAATGGACTGTCTCTCTGCCTTTGTTGGCGTGCCTGCTTTTCTTTTCTGGTTATATTTATGAAAATGTAACTTTTCAGATCATCGCAGGTTTTCTCCTCATCGGTTCCGTTATGTCCGCTGTTCACCATTCTGAGATTATTGCACACAGAGTAGGTGAACCCTATGGTACGATAATTTTAGCAGTAGCAATTACTATTATTGAGGTTTCTGTAATTGTTTCACTGATGATATCAGGTGGTGAAGAATCAGTATCCTTGGCTCGTGATACTGTTTATGCTGCCACTATGCTTATATTGAATGGTATTGTTGGTTTGTGTCTTTTCATAGGAGGTCTTAAACATCATGAACAGACCTTCTCCAAGCATTCCGTAACTATTGCTTTGGTATCTCTGGTTTCAATCATAATGTTTACGCTGATACTTCCCACATTTACCAAAAGCATCTCGGGGCCTTACTATTCTTCATCTCAAATGATTTTTGCTTCTGTGGCTTGTCTATTGATTTATGTTTCCTTTATTTTCGCACAGACTGTCAGGCATCGGGAATATTTTCTTACAGATGAAAAAAATACACAACAGATCATTAAACCTTTTATAACGAAGCGTTCCCTCATCACGAGTGCAGTTTTTCTTTTAGTAAGTTTATCAATAGTGGTGCTACTTGCAAAGACATTGTCACCCAGCATAGAGGAAATAATTGTTAGTTATAATCTGCCAAAAACTTTAGTTGGAATTGTAATAGCTTCTATCATATTGTTACCTGAAGGAATAGCAGCTATAATAGCAGCAAGAAAGAACAAGCTGCAAACCAGCCTTAATCTGGCTTTAGGTTCAGCGTTGGCAAGTATTGGACTCACTATTCCTGTTGTCTCAATCGTTTGTCATTTTTACAATATCCAAATTATTCTTGGATTGGATTATCTTTCAATTATACTATTGATGCTCTCTGTCTTAACCGTAATGTTGTCACTCAATAGCGGAAGGAGTAATATAGTATATGGGACTGTATTGCTTGTAAACTTAATGGCATTTGTCTATCTTATTGTTTATCCTTAA
- a CDS encoding MBL fold metallo-hydrolase, protein MKIETFKVHKVFDGREVTLFPTVIELNEKKYLIDCGYEETFDEFVAGLKKLQIEVADLYAILLSHDDIDHVGALSLFKSKNPNLIVYSSRIEAPYISGERKSERLQQAEDLLPIIPEEQKAWADGFIKQLKGIKRFEVDLLLEDNEKIENEIEIIFTPGHTKGHISFYVPSQKLVIANDAIVVEEQGLDIANPQFTLDLQQAIESVEKIKQLSPKKIICYHGGIVEGEINEKLNVLLSMYKT, encoded by the coding sequence ATGAAGATTGAAACCTTTAAAGTTCACAAGGTATTTGATGGCAGAGAAGTGACTTTGTTTCCTACAGTGATAGAACTTAATGAAAAGAAATATTTAATAGACTGCGGGTATGAGGAAACATTTGATGAATTTGTTGCCGGGTTGAAAAAACTACAGATAGAGGTAGCTGATTTATATGCTATTCTGTTGTCGCACGATGATATAGATCATGTGGGAGCTCTTTCTTTATTCAAAAGCAAAAATCCTAATTTGATTGTATACAGCAGTAGAATAGAAGCGCCTTATATTTCAGGAGAGAGAAAGTCTGAAAGGCTGCAGCAAGCGGAGGATTTATTACCAATTATACCAGAGGAACAAAAAGCCTGGGCTGATGGATTTATAAAGCAGTTAAAGGGGATAAAAAGATTTGAGGTTGATTTGCTGTTAGAAGATAATGAGAAAATAGAAAATGAAATAGAAATCATTTTTACACCAGGTCATACAAAAGGCCATATCTCATTTTATGTGCCATCACAAAAACTGGTAATAGCAAATGATGCTATTGTAGTGGAGGAACAAGGTTTAGATATTGCAAATCCACAGTTCACATTAGACTTGCAGCAGGCAATAGAATCAGTAGAGAAAATCAAACAGCTTTCTCCAAAGAAAATTATTTGTTATCATGGCGGAATTGTAGAGGGAGAGATCAATGAAAAGCTGAATGTTTTGCTTAGCATGTATAAAACTTAA
- a CDS encoding DUF1963 domain-containing protein, translating to MKNLNQKFNIISFTADNKQYYPASMKRQSWMSETYVKYTDIEIPMGQSRYGGPVMDLPVGLDHPEGLRFAGQFDLAQFSPFDKKGLLPKTGQLIFFADILNDTGKVIYADVPNSSLVRRIKEHEDNFFLGVLVDKIYADEESFADRFREAEDEWEQEHANKDGKIWDSFAGSDQSKIFGIYTHCQYGQEEIEQITFSDKLLLLQIGENGFNDEGVFSVLINREDLINRNFDNCEFAWGQS from the coding sequence ATGAAAAACTTGAACCAGAAATTTAACATCATAAGCTTTACCGCTGACAACAAACAATACTATCCAGCCTCAATGAAAAGGCAAAGCTGGATGTCAGAAACTTATGTGAAGTACACAGACATAGAAATACCAATGGGGCAATCTCGATACGGTGGGCCAGTAATGGATCTGCCTGTAGGATTAGATCATCCGGAAGGATTACGGTTTGCAGGACAATTTGATCTGGCGCAATTCTCGCCATTTGATAAAAAAGGACTACTTCCTAAAACCGGACAACTCATTTTCTTTGCGGATATTTTGAATGACACGGGAAAGGTGATTTATGCTGATGTGCCCAACAGCAGTTTGGTTAGAAGAATTAAGGAACATGAGGATAATTTCTTTTTAGGAGTCCTGGTTGATAAGATTTATGCAGACGAAGAATCTTTTGCTGACCGATTCAGGGAAGCTGAAGATGAATGGGAGCAAGAACATGCCAATAAAGATGGAAAGATCTGGGACAGTTTTGCAGGAAGTGATCAGTCCAAAATATTTGGCATTTATACACATTGTCAATATGGACAGGAAGAAATAGAGCAAATAACTTTTTCTGACAAACTTTTGCTTTTGCAAATTGGAGAGAACGGATTTAATGATGAAGGTGTTTTTAGTGTTTTAATTAATAGGGAAGATCTTATAAATAGGAATTTTGACAATTGCGAATTTGCCTGGGGACAATCGTAA
- a CDS encoding DUF7079 family protein: MIDHQDIEIRTPVWIALSEFYLDTELTNEDFDRIAAIFQNSGLTLKELKEIDLFEVFTFLQPNLLSIAGAWSGFEEEWLLAHCEKRYRRRKNILHRLNCKFWNIFFYWMRRNCWEQIEKRMSII, from the coding sequence ATGATAGATCATCAGGACATAGAAATAAGGACGCCGGTCTGGATCGCTTTGTCTGAGTTCTATCTCGACACTGAATTGACAAATGAGGACTTTGATCGCATTGCAGCGATTTTTCAGAATTCCGGACTCACTTTAAAAGAACTAAAGGAGATTGATTTGTTTGAAGTGTTTACTTTTCTTCAACCAAACCTATTAAGCATCGCGGGAGCATGGTCTGGTTTTGAAGAGGAATGGTTATTGGCTCACTGCGAAAAGCGTTATAGAAGAAGGAAAAATATTTTACATAGACTAAACTGTAAATTTTGGAATATCTTTTTTTATTGGATGAGAAGAAATTGTTGGGAACAAATTGAAAAAAGAATGTCTATTATTTAG
- a CDS encoding nuclear transport factor 2 family protein — MEAYNVFDTEKMVRNFDEKIMFENVQNGKVNLSIRGLEAFKQQADQAKDYFERRQQNIKSIKHDKNVSEIEIDYYAVLAKDFPNGLKKGEELKLRGISVFEFNDNNKIIRLKDLS, encoded by the coding sequence ATTGAGGCCTATAATGTATTCGATACAGAAAAAATGGTCCGGAACTTTGATGAAAAGATAATGTTTGAAAATGTTCAAAACGGAAAAGTTAATTTGTCCATTAGAGGACTTGAAGCATTCAAACAGCAGGCTGATCAGGCGAAGGACTATTTTGAAAGAAGGCAGCAAAATATAAAATCAATTAAGCATGACAAGAATGTTTCTGAGATTGAAATTGACTATTATGCTGTGTTGGCAAAGGATTTTCCCAATGGATTAAAAAAAGGAGAGGAGCTAAAATTGCGAGGGATATCTGTTTTTGAATTCAATGATAACAATAAGATAATCAGATTAAAGGATCTGAGCTGA
- a CDS encoding FAD-dependent oxidoreductase, whose amino-acid sequence MKLQRKKIAIVGGGPGGLTLAKLLQLKGADVKVYERDLNKNARVQGSPLDLHDDSGLAAIIKANLLDEFKSNYLPKADRKKIMDEHAKVFFSDHESKVEEDFGNPYYRPEIDRGALRKILLESLQDETVVWDSHFISMNKQNDGWLLHFKSGNAIYADLVIAADGANSKVRPYITDVKAFYSGVTMLEGNVLNAKDAAPKISALLNGGKIMAFGNEKNILMGQKGNGEIGFYVSFKTNENWTSNSGINFSDKAQVLQWFKKEYHNWSSLWQDLFENAVTPFIPRPIYCMPLDQIWEVQPNLTMIGDAAHVMPPFAGEGVNMAMRDALELSECLTSDNYNSLQEAISVYETNMRIRASAAAKESLDNGEIMHSENALKTMLDFFSGH is encoded by the coding sequence ATGAAATTACAAAGAAAAAAAATCGCAATTGTTGGAGGAGGGCCCGGTGGACTGACCCTAGCAAAACTATTACAGCTTAAAGGTGCTGACGTAAAAGTATATGAACGGGATTTAAATAAAAATGCCCGTGTGCAAGGTTCTCCGCTTGACTTGCACGATGATTCTGGGTTGGCTGCCATAATAAAAGCAAACTTGTTAGATGAGTTTAAAAGCAATTATCTTCCCAAGGCGGACAGAAAAAAAATAATGGATGAACATGCAAAAGTGTTTTTTAGCGACCACGAAAGCAAGGTGGAAGAAGATTTTGGCAATCCATATTATCGTCCGGAAATAGACCGGGGAGCATTACGAAAAATATTGTTAGAATCCTTACAAGACGAAACTGTTGTATGGGATAGTCATTTTATTTCAATGAACAAGCAAAATGATGGCTGGCTTTTGCATTTCAAAAGCGGAAATGCAATTTATGCAGACCTCGTTATTGCAGCTGACGGAGCTAACTCAAAAGTACGACCGTATATTACTGATGTAAAAGCTTTTTATTCAGGAGTTACGATGCTTGAAGGCAATGTTTTAAACGCAAAAGATGCAGCACCTAAAATTTCAGCATTACTCAATGGAGGAAAAATAATGGCTTTCGGAAATGAAAAGAATATACTAATGGGACAAAAAGGTAATGGTGAAATAGGTTTTTATGTAAGTTTCAAAACAAATGAAAATTGGACTTCCAACAGTGGAATAAACTTTTCTGATAAAGCGCAGGTTTTACAATGGTTTAAAAAGGAATATCACAATTGGAGTAGTTTATGGCAAGATCTGTTTGAAAATGCAGTAACTCCTTTTATCCCACGTCCGATTTATTGTATGCCATTAGACCAAATTTGGGAAGTCCAACCAAACCTGACCATGATTGGTGATGCTGCTCATGTAATGCCTCCCTTTGCTGGGGAAGGAGTAAATATGGCTATGCGTGATGCATTAGAGTTAAGCGAATGTTTGACTTCCGACAACTATAATTCTTTGCAAGAGGCCATTTCTGTTTATGAAACAAATATGCGTATACGGGCATCAGCTGCAGCAAAAGAGTCGCTTGATAATGGAGAAATAATGCATAGCGAAAATGCTTTAAAGACCATGCTTGATTTTTTTAGTGGACATTAA
- a CDS encoding helix-turn-helix domain-containing protein, with the protein MDRDKGQDFEYKLLKPDKSIADFVESFWMLQNHSDYNKDVVILPDGRVDLFFSRSATEPFHITLSGLETQSDQAILTGKTIMFAISFKLPAIEYFFHNTVSTLLNNAKYLPVDFWGFNEKDIQDFDFFCEKAAQKIQTLLPREIDNRKRKLFDLIYASKGTLSVNALSEEVSWSSRQINRFFRQQFGLSLKAYCNILRFRASFPDIKEGKLFPQENFADQSHFIKEVKKLAGVSPKELKRNQNGRFIQFLTLPSK; encoded by the coding sequence ATGGACAGAGATAAGGGACAAGACTTTGAATATAAACTCCTCAAACCTGACAAGTCAATTGCTGACTTTGTAGAAAGCTTTTGGATGTTGCAAAACCATTCAGATTACAACAAAGATGTTGTTATTCTTCCAGACGGACGGGTTGATTTGTTTTTCTCTCGTTCTGCAACAGAACCTTTTCATATTACACTTTCTGGGCTTGAAACTCAGTCAGATCAAGCGATATTGACTGGTAAGACGATTATGTTTGCGATAAGTTTCAAATTACCCGCAATAGAATATTTTTTTCATAATACAGTTTCGACCTTGTTAAACAATGCAAAATATTTACCTGTCGACTTTTGGGGTTTTAATGAAAAGGACATACAAGATTTTGATTTTTTTTGCGAAAAGGCAGCTCAAAAAATTCAAACACTTTTGCCAAGAGAAATTGATAACAGAAAACGAAAACTTTTTGACCTTATTTATGCTTCAAAGGGGACCTTGTCTGTGAATGCACTTTCTGAAGAAGTATCTTGGAGCAGCCGACAAATCAACCGTTTTTTTCGTCAGCAATTTGGGCTTTCATTAAAGGCATATTGCAACATTCTTCGTTTTCGTGCTTCATTTCCAGATATTAAAGAAGGTAAATTGTTCCCCCAAGAAAATTTTGCCGACCAATCGCATTTCATAAAAGAAGTAAAAAAACTTGCGGGCGTTTCGCCAAAGGAATTGAAACGAAATCAAAACGGCCGATTTATACAATTTTTAACGCTTCCTTCGAAATAA